A single region of the Marinobacter nanhaiticus D15-8W genome encodes:
- a CDS encoding ArsR/SmtB family transcription factor, whose amino-acid sequence MTIETAPINVHAMRNAAAQASHFLRSMANADRLMLLCQLSQGELGVSDLEELTGIRQPSLSQQLGILRREGLIVPRKMGKKVFYSIGEPKVLVMIQQLYELFCNEGRGS is encoded by the coding sequence ATGACGATCGAAACAGCGCCCATCAACGTGCACGCCATGCGCAATGCCGCTGCACAGGCCAGCCATTTCCTGCGCAGTATGGCCAACGCGGACCGGTTGATGTTGCTCTGCCAGTTGAGCCAGGGCGAACTGGGCGTCAGTGATCTGGAAGAGCTGACGGGAATACGGCAGCCATCCCTGTCCCAGCAGCTGGGGATCCTGCGGCGCGAAGGCCTGATCGTTCCACGCAAGATGGGGAAGAAAGTCTTCTACAGCATCGGCGAACCCAAGGTTCTGGTGATGATACAACAGCTCTATGAACTCTTCTGCAACGAAGGACGGGGATCATGA
- a CDS encoding YeeE/YedE family protein has protein sequence MITVDWTAFTPFSAAVGGVLIGLAAGAFILLNGRVAGISGILGGLLKPGRGDIAWRGAFLAGMIGAPALWIIFSALPDIEVSASTPVLVAAGLLVGYGTRLGSGCTSGHGVCGLSRLSPRSLVATLLFMGAGFATVYVARHVLGGM, from the coding sequence ATGATCACTGTAGACTGGACCGCATTTACGCCTTTCAGCGCAGCCGTGGGAGGGGTATTGATCGGGCTTGCGGCCGGTGCGTTTATCCTTCTTAACGGCCGCGTTGCCGGAATCAGCGGCATACTCGGCGGCCTGCTGAAACCGGGCCGAGGCGACATAGCCTGGCGAGGCGCCTTCCTGGCGGGAATGATCGGCGCACCGGCGCTCTGGATAATCTTTAGCGCACTACCGGACATCGAGGTCAGCGCCTCGACGCCCGTTCTTGTCGCGGCAGGACTCCTGGTCGGTTATGGGACTCGCCTGGGCTCGGGTTGTACCAGCGGTCATGGCGTCTGCGGCCTGTCCCGCCTGTCGCCCAGATCCCTTGTAGCCACCCTGCTGTTTATGGGCGCCGGCTTCGCCACCGTATATGTTGCCCGCCATGTGCTTGGAGGTATGTGA
- a CDS encoding SulP family inorganic anion transporter produces MSNRLQRLFPPLVWLRGYQRHTLAQDILAGCIMTVLVIPQSLAYALLAGLPPETGLYASILPLLGYTLFASSRTLAIGPVALIALMSATAVGHIVEQGLAGYGAASLGLALISGIMLFGMGAARLGFIANFISHPVISGFITGSALVIIVSQLGSLLGVETHGGNVLALLDSLISGFSDFSATTALIGAGVIVFLVVSRRFAKPLLETFKFPKPVASSLARLAPMVAVIATSALVAGFQLGANGVAVIGDLPQGLPPLAMPELNLALVEALLVPAFLISLVIFVESTSIAHRMAARRGERLDPNQELMGLGAANVTSAFAGGLAVAGGFSRSVVNDEAGAQTQMASLFTALGIGIVTVFFSSLFHFLPEATLAATIIVAVTTLVDIRGLRETWRYSRQDGMALVATLLVTLLIGITEGILVGVGLSLVLYLYRTSRPHIAIVGRIPGTEHFRNEKRYTVETDARVIIMRVDEAIYFANAQYLEDRISEVLRQRPGATDLILMCTGVNTIDASALDILDTINTRLQSAGLRFHLAEVKGPVMDRLQSTRFMANLSGRVFLSTFEGWQTLTAHPSDPGAKTNS; encoded by the coding sequence ATGTCGAACCGCCTACAGCGCCTGTTTCCGCCACTCGTCTGGTTGCGTGGCTATCAGCGCCATACCCTGGCGCAGGATATCCTCGCTGGCTGCATCATGACTGTCCTGGTCATCCCCCAGTCCCTGGCTTACGCCCTGCTCGCCGGGCTACCGCCGGAAACCGGACTCTATGCCAGCATACTCCCCTTACTCGGCTATACGCTCTTCGCCAGCAGCCGTACCTTGGCTATAGGCCCGGTGGCACTTATCGCCCTGATGAGCGCCACAGCCGTCGGGCATATCGTCGAACAGGGGCTTGCCGGTTACGGTGCAGCCTCCCTCGGGCTCGCCTTGATCTCCGGTATCATGCTGTTCGGAATGGGTGCCGCCCGGCTGGGCTTTATCGCCAACTTCATCAGTCATCCCGTTATTTCCGGATTTATTACCGGGTCGGCGCTGGTCATTATTGTCAGCCAGTTGGGTTCTTTGCTGGGGGTCGAAACTCACGGCGGCAACGTACTGGCACTGCTGGATTCCCTGATCTCCGGTTTCAGCGATTTCAGCGCCACCACGGCCCTGATCGGTGCCGGCGTGATTGTCTTCCTCGTCGTGTCGCGGCGCTTCGCGAAGCCCTTGCTGGAGACTTTCAAGTTTCCCAAACCCGTTGCGTCTTCGCTGGCCAGGCTGGCACCGATGGTGGCGGTGATTGCCACCAGTGCTCTGGTAGCCGGTTTTCAGCTTGGCGCGAACGGTGTAGCGGTCATTGGCGATCTGCCGCAGGGTTTACCCCCGCTGGCGATGCCCGAGCTCAACCTGGCGTTGGTCGAAGCGTTGTTGGTGCCGGCGTTCCTGATCAGCCTGGTGATCTTCGTGGAATCCACCTCGATCGCCCACCGCATGGCAGCGCGCCGTGGCGAGCGTCTCGACCCGAACCAGGAACTGATGGGGCTGGGAGCCGCCAATGTCACCTCGGCGTTTGCCGGCGGCCTGGCCGTTGCCGGTGGATTCTCGCGTTCGGTGGTGAACGACGAGGCCGGCGCCCAGACCCAGATGGCCAGTCTCTTCACCGCACTTGGCATTGGCATCGTTACGGTCTTCTTCTCCAGCCTGTTTCATTTCCTGCCGGAGGCGACTCTGGCTGCAACCATTATCGTCGCGGTCACCACCCTGGTGGACATCCGGGGGTTGCGGGAGACCTGGCGCTACTCCCGACAGGACGGCATGGCCCTGGTGGCGACCCTACTGGTTACCCTGTTGATCGGCATTACCGAGGGCATCCTTGTGGGGGTGGGCCTATCGCTGGTGCTCTACCTCTACCGGACCAGCCGCCCCCATATCGCTATCGTGGGTCGCATTCCCGGCACCGAACACTTCCGCAACGAGAAACGCTACACCGTGGAAACCGACGCACGGGTGATCATTATGCGCGTGGATGAAGCCATCTACTTCGCCAATGCCCAGTATCTCGAGGATCGCATAAGCGAGGTTTTGCGCCAGCGTCCCGGAGCGACGGACCTGATCCTGATGTGTACCGGGGTCAATACCATCGATGCCTCCGCCCTGGACATCCTGGACACCATCAATACCCGCCTCCAGTCCGCGGGATTGCGGTTCCACTTGGCCGAAGTAAAAGGACCGGTAATGGATCGGCTCCAGTCCACCCGGTTTATGGCGAACCTCTCTGGACGGGTATTCCTGAGCACGTTCGAAGGGTGGCAGACCCTCACCGCTCATCCTTCGGATCCTGGCGCCAAAACCAACTCATAG
- the hemH gene encoding ferrochelatase translates to MHYQGPSGFHHQQPDRTGVLITNLGTPDAPTTKALRRYLREFLSDPRVVEFPRMLWWLILNGVILRIRPSRSAAAYRKVWKPEGSPLLLHTADQCEKLRERLQARYGDKVVVAFAMRYGSPSINSVLEDLQRAGVRKLVVLPLYPQYSGSTSGSTFDAIAADFTRRRWLPDFRFISHYPDYPSYIEAMAKHIEAFRKEHGAGEKLILSYHGVPKKYLLRGDPYHCECFKTSRLLAARLGLNEDQYMTTFQSRFGREEWLQPYTDETLKALPSEGTKSIDVFCPGFSADCLETIEEINEENRDYFMEAGGEQFQYISALNAEEPHIDALEQLIEENLKGWTVGPTSSEALMERDRRAKAMGAER, encoded by the coding sequence ATGCATTATCAGGGTCCATCCGGATTCCACCACCAGCAACCTGACAGAACCGGCGTCCTTATCACCAATCTGGGAACACCTGACGCGCCAACAACCAAGGCGCTGCGCCGATATCTTAGGGAATTCCTGTCCGACCCCCGGGTAGTGGAGTTTCCCCGTATGCTTTGGTGGCTGATCCTCAATGGCGTGATCCTGCGCATACGCCCTTCCCGATCGGCGGCAGCCTACCGCAAGGTCTGGAAGCCCGAGGGCTCCCCGCTCCTCCTTCATACCGCCGATCAGTGCGAAAAACTCAGGGAACGTCTCCAGGCACGTTATGGGGACAAAGTCGTGGTGGCCTTTGCCATGCGTTATGGTTCCCCTTCGATAAATTCCGTATTGGAGGATCTCCAACGGGCCGGGGTTCGTAAGCTGGTGGTTCTGCCGCTCTATCCCCAATATTCCGGTTCCACATCGGGCTCCACCTTCGATGCAATAGCCGCAGACTTCACCCGTCGCCGTTGGCTGCCGGATTTCCGTTTTATCAGCCACTACCCGGACTACCCGTCTTATATCGAAGCCATGGCCAAACACATCGAGGCCTTCCGGAAGGAACATGGTGCAGGCGAAAAGCTGATTCTCTCCTACCACGGGGTGCCCAAGAAATACCTCCTCAGGGGCGATCCCTACCATTGCGAATGCTTTAAGACATCGCGCCTGCTGGCCGCGCGGCTGGGCCTCAACGAGGATCAGTACATGACAACGTTCCAGTCCCGCTTCGGCCGGGAGGAATGGCTGCAGCCCTATACCGACGAGACGCTCAAGGCCCTGCCGTCAGAAGGCACCAAATCGATCGACGTCTTTTGTCCGGGTTTCTCGGCGGACTGCCTGGAAACCATCGAAGAAATCAACGAGGAGAATCGAGATTACTTCATGGAAGCCGGCGGCGAGCAATTCCAGTACATCTCCGCACTCAATGCCGAAGAGCCTCATATCGACGCGCTGGAGCAGTTGATCGAAGAGAACCTTAAAGGCTGGACAGTAGGTCCTACTTCCAGCGAAGCTCTCATGGAAAGGGATCGCCGTGCGAAAGCAATGGGCGCCGAACGTTAG
- a CDS encoding phasin family protein, producing the protein MSSDNQNDQDRDVQLAGKIKDSARQIWLAGLGAYTKAEEDAGKFFDRLVHEGEELESKTRGVVERHVRNVEGRVEEVKERATGTWDRLEGLFDERVSGALRRLGIHRREEIEALESRIAALESELATVRKEQKKAAQKAGSGKKQG; encoded by the coding sequence ATGAGCAGTGACAACCAGAACGACCAGGATCGCGATGTCCAGCTTGCTGGCAAGATCAAGGATTCGGCTCGGCAAATCTGGCTGGCAGGCCTCGGTGCCTATACCAAGGCAGAGGAGGACGCCGGCAAGTTTTTCGACCGGCTCGTCCATGAGGGTGAGGAACTCGAGAGCAAGACGCGGGGCGTCGTCGAACGCCATGTACGCAACGTCGAAGGCCGGGTCGAGGAGGTGAAGGAACGGGCCACCGGTACCTGGGATCGCCTGGAAGGTCTGTTCGACGAGCGCGTATCGGGCGCCTTGCGACGCCTCGGCATTCACCGGCGGGAAGAGATAGAGGCTCTGGAATCGCGGATTGCTGCCTTGGAGTCCGAACTTGCTACGGTCCGCAAGGAGCAGAAGAAGGCTGCACAGAAGGCAGGTAGCGGTAAGAAACAGGGCTAA
- a CDS encoding YeeE/YedE family protein, with product MSYPFSAFATGLVFGIGLLVSGMANPEKVLGFLDLAGPWDPSLAFVMVGAILVGLVAFTIARRRVTSFLGQPIRLPTATQVDRKLVVGALLFGVGWGLAGFCPGPALVALGAGKAEAAIFVVAMVVGMAFHDLFQGRIAKAVSPAAGQDMR from the coding sequence ATGAGCTACCCGTTCAGTGCCTTCGCAACCGGACTGGTTTTCGGCATCGGCCTTCTGGTCTCCGGAATGGCCAACCCCGAAAAGGTGCTGGGATTCCTGGACCTCGCCGGCCCCTGGGACCCCTCGCTGGCTTTCGTCATGGTCGGCGCCATCCTGGTGGGACTGGTCGCGTTCACGATAGCCCGCCGCCGGGTCACAAGCTTTCTCGGGCAACCCATTCGCCTGCCGACAGCCACACAAGTGGACCGGAAACTGGTGGTCGGTGCGCTACTGTTCGGCGTGGGCTGGGGCCTGGCGGGATTCTGTCCGGGCCCGGCCCTGGTTGCGCTGGGCGCAGGTAAAGCCGAAGCCGCCATATTCGTCGTCGCGATGGTCGTCGGAATGGCGTTCCATGATCTTTTCCAGGGACGGATAGCAAAGGCAGTTTCGCCTGCCGCCGGGCAGGATATGAGATGA
- a CDS encoding TetR/AcrR family transcriptional regulator — MKVKTRDRILDTSLTLFNVVGEPNVTTLLISDELDISPGNLYYHFKSKGDIVCELFGHYEDEMLDLLAVPKDVDVSLEQIGIFLHLTFEAIARYRFLYQDLVNVLSRYDNLQRRFRNILKLKRKAFATVCNSLRNQGLMGISDHELDGLCEQLNLTISYWVSFELLSHLDDKDNVDLGRGVFQMINLITPYLVEDARTQASLMAEAYL; from the coding sequence ATGAAGGTCAAGACCCGCGACAGGATCCTGGATACCAGCCTCACGCTGTTCAATGTGGTGGGCGAGCCCAATGTGACAACCTTGTTGATTTCCGACGAACTGGATATCAGCCCGGGCAACCTGTACTACCACTTCAAGAGCAAGGGCGACATCGTCTGCGAGCTTTTCGGCCACTATGAAGACGAGATGCTGGACTTGCTCGCCGTGCCGAAGGATGTCGACGTCAGTCTGGAACAGATCGGCATCTTCCTTCATCTCACGTTCGAGGCCATCGCGCGCTACCGGTTTCTCTACCAGGACCTCGTCAACGTGCTGTCGCGCTATGACAACCTCCAGCGGCGCTTTCGCAATATCCTCAAACTTAAACGCAAAGCGTTCGCCACCGTCTGCAATAGCCTGCGAAACCAGGGTTTAATGGGCATCAGCGATCACGAACTGGATGGACTCTGCGAGCAACTGAACCTGACGATCAGCTACTGGGTCAGCTTCGAGCTACTCTCTCACCTGGATGACAAGGACAATGTGGACCTCGGGCGAGGGGTGTTCCAGATGATCAACCTGATAACACCCTACCTGGTGGAGGACGCCAGGACGCAGGCGAGTCTTATGGCTGAAGCGTATCTTTGA
- a CDS encoding TIGR01244 family sulfur transferase: MELHKLDNDLTVAPQITVDDVAEAAKAGFRTLVSNRPDHEGEDQPSTDDIAEAARQHGMEWIYLPVQSGNITDEDVQAFTPVLQDAPKPILAFCRTGTRCSTLWALSKARKDNIDKLLQTARAEGYDLSKHRERMLGLASQIRD, translated from the coding sequence ATGGAACTGCACAAGCTCGACAACGACCTTACCGTCGCGCCACAGATTACCGTCGATGATGTTGCCGAGGCGGCCAAGGCGGGGTTCAGGACCCTGGTATCGAACCGTCCGGATCATGAAGGGGAAGATCAGCCGTCAACGGATGACATTGCCGAGGCTGCGCGCCAGCACGGGATGGAATGGATTTACCTGCCGGTGCAGTCCGGCAATATCACCGACGAGGACGTACAGGCTTTCACGCCTGTCCTGCAGGATGCACCCAAACCGATCCTCGCGTTCTGCCGCACCGGCACGCGCTGCTCTACGCTTTGGGCGCTCTCCAAGGCACGCAAGGACAATATCGATAAGCTGCTACAGACCGCCCGGGCTGAAGGCTATGACCTCAGCAAGCACCGTGAGCGTATGCTGGGCCTTGCCAGTCAGATCCGCGACTGA
- the xthA gene encoding exodeoxyribonuclease III has protein sequence MIVVSFNVNSIRTRLHQLRAVVDTYNPDFIGLQETKVTDEEFPEEEIRAMGYDVHFHGQKTHYGVALLSRQTPEEVQKGYPWDDGVSQRRLIMGKFKVGDRTLTIINGYFPQGENRDHPIKFPAKQKFYADLNRYLDDIAKPDDPVIVMGDMNISPRDLDIGIGADNAKRWLRTGKCSFLPEEREWMSTLESWGLTDVFRKLNPDEDNTFSWFDYRSKGFERDPRRGLRIDLIMASNGLLPKAKSAGVSYDIRGMERPSDHCPVWAEFEL, from the coding sequence ACGCGCCTGCACCAGCTCAGGGCTGTGGTCGATACCTACAATCCCGACTTCATCGGCCTGCAGGAAACCAAAGTTACCGATGAGGAATTCCCGGAAGAGGAAATCCGGGCCATGGGCTACGACGTCCATTTCCATGGGCAGAAAACCCATTACGGCGTCGCCCTGCTCTCGCGCCAGACGCCCGAGGAGGTCCAGAAAGGCTACCCTTGGGATGACGGTGTCTCCCAACGGCGCCTGATCATGGGTAAGTTCAAGGTCGGCGATAGGACGCTCACCATCATCAACGGCTACTTCCCCCAGGGTGAAAACCGCGACCACCCGATCAAGTTCCCGGCCAAGCAGAAGTTTTATGCGGACTTGAACCGTTACCTCGACGACATCGCCAAGCCGGACGATCCGGTTATTGTAATGGGAGATATGAATATCTCGCCCCGGGACCTGGATATTGGCATTGGCGCCGATAACGCCAAGCGCTGGCTACGCACCGGAAAATGCAGCTTCCTGCCGGAAGAGCGCGAGTGGATGAGCACCCTGGAGAGCTGGGGACTGACCGATGTATTCCGCAAACTGAATCCGGATGAAGACAACACCTTCAGCTGGTTCGATTACCGCAGCAAAGGCTTTGAGCGGGATCCGCGTCGGGGACTGCGCATCGATCTCATCATGGCGAGCAACGGCTTGCTGCCCAAGGCCAAATCTGCAGGCGTGTCCTACGACATCCGCGGCATGGAGCGGCCTTCGGATCATTGTCCGGTGTGGGCCGAATTCGAATTGTAG